In Felis catus isolate Fca126 chromosome A3, F.catus_Fca126_mat1.0, whole genome shotgun sequence, a single genomic region encodes these proteins:
- the FBXO48 gene encoding F-box only protein 48, with translation MQKSLKRNNNSRVSGIKLNSVDAEKEKKESQKTFVELLPPEVTFKIFSQLDIRSLCRASITCRSWNYTVRNSDSLWKPHCLTLRAVCQREVDDDLESGYSWRVILLRNYQKSKVKHEWLSGRYSNICSPLSLPEKIMYPMDVDTWGEILEAELER, from the exons ATGCAGAAAAGCCTCAAGAGGAACAATAATTCAAGAGTTTCTGGCATAAAATTGAATTCTGTGGAtgctgagaaggaaaagaaagagagtcaAAAGACCTTTGTTGAACTGTTGCCTCCAGaagtcacttttaaaattttcagtcaGCTGGACATTCGGAGTTTGTGCAGGGCTTCCATAACTTGCAGGAGCTGGAATTACACAGTAAGAAACAGTGACTCCTTATGGAAACCTCATTGCTTGACCTTAAGAGCTGTGTGCCAAAGAGAAGTAGACGATGATCTAGAAAGTGGATATTCCTGGAGA GTAATACTACTGAGGAATTACCAGAAGAGTAAAGTGAAACACGAATGGCTAAGTGGCAGATACAGCAACATATGTTCTCCTCTTAGCCTACCAGAAAAAATCATGTACCCAATGGATGTAGATACATGGGGGGAAATTCTAGAAGCAGAACTGGAAAGATAA